The Streptomyces sp. ICC1 DNA window ATCCTCCGGGACACCGGGGCGCGCGTGGTGCTGACGGACGCGGCCCACGCCGCCGAGGTCTCGCTGTGGCTGGCGATGGCAGGCCGCGGCGAGGTGGTGTGCCTGGCCACCGACGCGATCGGCGCGGCCGGCGACCCGGGCCCCGGGGCGTACGAGGACCCGGGCACGGGCCCCGACGACCTGGCCTTCCTCCAGTACACCTCCGGCTCCACCTCGCGGCCGCGCGGGGTGATGGTCAGCCACCGCAACCTGCTGGCCAACCAGGAGGCCTTCCGGGAAGCCTTCGGGACCACGCCCGAGGACCGCTTCGCCAGCTGGCTGCCGCACCACCACGACCTGGGGCTGATCGGTCAGCTGCTGCATCCGCTGTGGCTGGGCGCCACCTCGGTGCAGATGTCGGCCGCCTCCTTCGTCCGGCGCCCGGTGCGCTGGCTGCGGGCCATCGACACGTACGGGGCGACGGTCAGCTCCGCCCCCGACTTCGCGTACGACCTGTGCGTACGGCGGGTCACCGACGAGCAGCTCGCCGGGCTGGACCTGTCCCGCTGGCGGGTCGCGCTCAACGGGGCCGAACCGGTGCGCCACCGGACCCTGGACGCCTTCGCGGAACGGTTCGCCGCCGCCGGGCTGCGGCCCGGGAGCCTGTGCGCCGCCTACGGTCTGGCCGAGGCCACCCTCTTCGTCTCCGGCGGGGTGCCCGGCGAAGGCCCGGTCCGGCGCACCGTGGACGCGGCGGCCCTGGAGCGCGACGAGCTGCGCCCGGCCCGCGCGGGAGAGCCCGTACGCACCCTCGTGAGCAGCGGCCGCGTGCGCGGGCACGAGCTGCGCGTCACCGGACCCGACGGGCGGCAGCTGCCCCCGGGGCGGGTGGGGGAGATCGAGCTGCGCGGCGACAGCGTGGCCCGGGGCTACTGGCGCAACCGGGAGGAGACCGAGCAGGCCTTCGGGGCCGGACCGCGCGGCGGGTCGGGGCCCTTCCTGCGCACCGGGGACCTCGGCGTCCTGGACGACGGGGAGCTGTACGTCACCGGGCGGCTGAAGGAGGTCGCGGTGCTGAGCGGGCGCACCCTCTACCCGCAGGACGTGGAGGGGGCCGTCCGCGCGCTGTCCCCGGCCTTCGCCGCCGGCCACGGAGCCGTGTTCACCGTGGACGCCGGGCGGGAGCAGCTCGTGGTCCTCCAGGAGGTGCGCGAACAGGACACGGACTGGGAGCAGTTGAGGATCCTGGCCCGCCGGGTGCAGACCCTGGTCGGGCAGGACTTCGAGGTGCCGGGGGGCAACGTGCTGCTCGTCCGGCCCGGCACGGTGCGCCGCACCACCAGCGGCAAGGTCCGGCGCACCCTGATGCGCGAGCTGTTCCTCGCCGGGGAGCTCGCCGGTGTGTACGAGGTGCTCGATCCGGACGTGCGGGGCCTGATCCGGCCCTGGAACACGGTGCTCGGCAACGACCTGCTGCAACCCGTGGGCGGCACGGCGCAGGGGACCGTGTGGTGAGCGGGACCCGGCTCCGCACGGCCCCCGGGGGCGTGCGCGGCACGGTCCCGGCCGGCGCCGGCGGCGTGGTCCCGGTCGCGGTCCCTGTCCCGGTCGCGGCCCTGCCCGTGCGCGACCGCGTCGCCGCCCTGGAACGGCTGCTCGGCGACCCCGGCCGGCCGGACAACCCGACCGGACACCGGGCGCTGCTGCGGGCCGACCGGGCCGCGACGCCCTCCGCCGAGGCCGAGGCGGTGCTCGACGGCTTCGGCATGAACGAGGAGTTCGTACCGCGCGAACTGGGCGGCCGCTTCGACTCGGTGGAATCCCTGGTGCGGATCGCGCGGCCGGTCTTCCGCCGGGACGTCGCCCTCGGCACGGGCCACGGCACGACCACCTTCACGGCCGCGTCCGACGTGTGGATGGCGGGCAGCGCCGACCAGCGGGCCCACCTCGCCGCCCTCCTGCTGGCGGGCTCGAAGGCGGCCGTCGCCGAGCACGAGAGCGCGCGCACCGGCGACTCGGCCCGCAGCGGCATCCGGATCGTCCCGCGGGCCGGCGGCGGGCTCGCCCTGACCGGCGCCAAGCCGGTCGTCACCAACGTGCGGCGCGCGGACGCCCTGGTGCTGTTCTGCCGCACCGGCGACGAACGCGGCAGCGGCAGCCACAGCGCGCTGCTGCTGGACCCGCGCCGGCTGCCCGCGGACCGCCACCGGATCACCGGGCGGCCGCCGTCGGTGGGACTGCGCGGCTACTTCCGCTCGGGCGTGGAGTTCGACCGCTGCCCGGTGCCCGAGGGCGCGCTGCTCGGCGCGCCCGGCAGCGGGCTGCGCACGGCCCTGCGGTCCTTCCAGATCAGCCGCACCCTGACGGCCTCGCTGGCGGTGGCGGCCGGGGACACCGCCCTGCGCACCGCCGTGCGCGTCGACCGCGCCAAGGGGCCGGGCGGAGCGGGCGGAGTGGGCGGCGCGGGCGGACTCGGCGGGCCGGGGACCGCGGCCGACCCGCGCCAGGTCGCGGCCACCGTCACCGGCGCCTTCACCGACCTGTTGCTCTGCGACAGCCTCGCCCTCGTCGCCGCCCGGGCCCTGCACCTGCTGCCCGGCGAGACCAGCCTGTACGCGGCGGCCGCCGCGGCACTGCTGCCGAAGGTGCTCAGCGAGACGATGCACGACCTGTCCACGGTGCTCGGATCGCAGCTGTACGCCCGCGAGGGCGCCGTCGGGATCTTCGCCAAGCACCTGCGCGACGTGCCCGCGGCCGGCCTCGGGCACGCCGGGGCCGCGGCCTGCCGCGCCACGGTCGTCCCGCAGCTGGGGAGCCTCGCCCGGGGCGCCTGGTTCACGGGGGAGGAGGCGCCGGCCGCGCTGTTCCGCCCGGCGGGTCCGCTGCCCCCCTTCCGGTACGGGGCCCTCGTGCCGGCCGGGGGACGCGACAGCCTCAGCGCCTCCCTCCTGGCCTTCGCCGCCGCCGTGCCCGGGACCACCCGCGAGGAGCGCGCCCTGCGCGCCCCGGCCGACCTGCTCGTCCGCGAACTGCGCGATCTGCGCGGGCGGGTGCTCGCGCTGCCCCCGCCGGAGGCGGGCCGCCCCACCAGCCCCGCCTGGTTCGCGCTGGGCGACCGCCACGCGCTGGTGCTGGCCGGCGCCGCCGTCCTCGGGGTGTGGTGGCACGCCCGCGCCGCCGGGGACGCCTTCCTCGGGGACCCCTCCTGGGCCGCGGCCGCCCTGCACCGCGTCGCGCGCCGGCTGGGCCTGCGCCCCGGGGAGCTGCCCGCGAGCTGCGCGGACCGGGTCCACCGGGAGGTGCTGGCCCGCTTCGGCGAGGGGCGCAGCTACGACCTGTACGACGCGCCGGTGCCCGGCTGACCGGCCGCCCGTACCGACCCCCGTACCGACCCCCTGTACCGACCCCCCGTACCGAACCCGACCCTCGTCCAAGGAGCACCGGCATGACTTTCCCCGTACCGTCGCGCAACGCGGCGCCGCTGTACGGATGGCTGATTGAGCGGCTCGCCGTCTACCTCGGCCGTCACCCCGACAGCATCGACGCGTCGGTGCCGCTGGCCGAGTACGGGCTGGACTCCGTCGGCGCGCTGAGCCTGTGCGGTGACGTGGAGGACGATTTCGGGATCTCCCTCGAACCCGCCTGGGTCTGGGACCACTCCACCGTCGACCGCCTGGTCGTGCACCTCGCCACGCGCGGGGCGCGGCCCGCCCCGTGACCGCTCCGGCCCTGGGCGAGCCCCTCGCTGTCGCCGGCCCGGGCGACCGCGCGGACGCGGAGCGGGTGCGCGCCGAACTGCGCCGGCACGGCAGCGTGCTGGTGTACGGCCGCCTCGCGGACTGGCGCCCCGGTGACGAGCGGGCGCCCGCGCTGCGCGCCGTACTGGGCCGGGACTGGGCGCGCTTCGAGGACATCGAGCACCCCGACATCCGCAGCCGGTACGCGGCTTCGCGGCTGCTGCTCAAGCACGCGGCCGCCGGCGCGCTGTCCGCCGACGCCGCCGACCTGGAGCTGGCCTACGGCCCCACCGGGCGCCCCTCCCTGCGCGGCTGCGACCAGATCGACATCAGCCTGAGCCACACCGGCGAGCTGCTCGTCGTCGCGCTGACCAGCCGCGGGCTGATCGGTGTGGACGCCGAACGGGCCACCCGTCGGCTCTACCGGCCGGGCCTGGACCGGCACATCTGCACCCCGCAGGAGCGCAGGGACCTCGCGGCCCTCGCCGAGGCGGACCGCAACCGGAACCTGGTGCGCCTGTGGACGCTCAAGGAGGCGTACAGCAAGGCGATCGGGCAGGGCATGCAGTTCCGCTTCACCGAGTTCGGCTTCGGCCGGGGCGGCGGCGGGCGGATCCGGGTGCTGAGCCCGGACGGCACGCCGGGGGAGGGGGACGAGTGGTCCTTCCGCACCTACGCGCTGGTCAGCGGGGGCGTGGACTTCACCGTGAGCGCCGCCGTGTACGACGCCGGATTCCCCGGCGCGCCGGACACCGAGGTGACCTCGATGCTCGACGCCGAGGCGGTCGAGGCGATCCACGAGGCCCTCGCCGAGGCGGCGGCCGCCTGAGCGCGCGGGAGCGGCGGGCCGCCTAGTGCTGTGACCGGAAAGGTTCACCGGGTCGCGGCGCCCGGCACGGCACCTCGCCGCGTTGTCGGACCACCGAAGTACGTCCAGTACAAGCGGCGGCCCTCCGCCCGGGGGCCCCTCCCAGCGGTAGCTGGGGGAGAGGCACCGCACCGGACACCGCGCCCCGGCAAACCTTCCCGGCCACAGCACTAGTGGTCCTCCACCACCTTGGTGACGGCCTCCAGCACGGTGCGGCCCGCCTGGGTCAGGGTGAGGGTGACCGGGGCCCGGCGCCGGCCCTGGCCGTCGTGCTCCAGTACTCCCGACACCGCCGCGCAGCGCATCGCCAGGTCCGGCTCCGCGTAGCCGCGGAAATGGACCCGCAGGGAAGCGAGCGCACAGCGCGCCGGTGCCAGCTGATGGGTGCCGAGGGCCGCCAGGAGCGAGGCCTGGCGCAGCGTCTCCAGCAGGACCAGGGCGGCCACGTGGCCGTCGCCCGCACCCTGGGCCGAGGGCCACAGCGGGGGTACGGACACGCCCACCGAGAGCCTGCCGTGCGAGGGCCGCGAGGCGCCGTGGAGCATGACGTTGGCCGGGTCGGAGCGTCCCACGTCGGCCGGGTCCACCAGGGTGCCCGGGTCGGCGGCGGGCGTCCCGCCCGGCCGGCCCGTCCCGCCCGCGGCGGCGAAGGCCGTGGCGCGGCTCTGCTCGCGGTGGCTGCGGCGCAGCACGGGCGGCAGGAACACCACGTTGGCCGATCCGGTCCCGCACCGGACGTCGTCGATCTCCAGGGCGGTGCGGAAGTCCAGGGCGCGCGGCACCCCGCCGATCATCTTGTCGGGGGTCACCACCAGGGTCGCGGTCAGCCGCGCGGGTCCGGGCCGGGTCCGCCAGGCGGCCAGGTCGGGGACGTCGATGCCGAACCGGTAGAAGATGCCGGTGCGGTTGGCCGGGACGCCGAAGTGGCACTGGCCGATGAACTCGCCCACCTCGCGGACCATCTCGGAGGCCGCCTGGATGTCGTGGAACCGTCCGGGGCCGTCGTTGAGGAGCGGGTGGTCGCGGGGGAGGTCGGCGGCGAGCGCGAACTCCTCCGAGGCGTCCTCCACCGGGGACAGCCCGTGGTGCTCCCAGGTGCGGGGGCGGTGGACCAGGTGGCGGGTGGTGGCGCCGGGCGCGGAGCGCCGGACGGGTGCGTCCCGGTCCGGGGGGATGTCCCAGTCGGCGACCGAGGAACGGCCGACGACCGGGGAACGTCCGGCCGCGGCCTCCCAGTCGGCGAGTGCGGTACCGCTCATGCTGACCCACCCCCGTCCCGGCCGCCTCCCGTTGAGGCTCCCGGGTGCTCACACTGCCGGGAGGCGGGAGGGGCGGCCAGCGGACAGCGGTGGCAGCTTCCTGTGTGTCAGTTAGTACTGCTCGTACTTGGGGCCCTGGCCCGGGGAGCCGTCGCGGCCGGAGTCGCCGCCGGCCCCCTCGTCGAGCATGCCGGACATGGCCACGTTGAAGCCCGCCTGGAACCGGCTGGTGGACTCCACCTCGGCCATGATCTGCGAGATGTGGCGGCGGGCGGTCCGGACCGACATGCCCAGGCGCCGGGCGACGAGCTCGTCCTTGTGCCCCTCCGCCATCAGCTTGACGATGGACAGCTTGAGCTCGTCGTTGATGGTGGTGATCTCCTCCATCCCCGGGATGAAGGGGGCGGCCCCGGCCCACAGGTGGTCGTACACCTTGCAGAGGAAGGCGACCAGGGTGGGTTCGCGGACCACCACGGCGCCGGGTATCCGGTCCTTGACGTGCTGTTCCGGCAGGAAGACGATCTCGCGGTCGTAGATGACCATGCGGTCGATCATCTGGTCGGTGGTGCGGACCTCGGCGCCCGCGCCGGTGACGGACCGGACGTAGGAGGTGGTGGCCAGGTCGCTGCGGACGGTGTGCTGGTAGAGCTGCTTGAGCCGCAGCCCCTTGTCCAGCCGTCCCAGGGACTGGGGGAGGGCCTGCTCCAGCATCTCGGAGCTGCGGGGCCCGCCGGGCTGGGCGGTCAGGATCTCGAAGCGGCAGCGCGAGCCGTAGTCGTCGAGCATGGACTGCAGGGCCTTGATGTCCGCGATGACGTCGAAGGCCTCGGCCTCGTTGCGCCGGCGGCGGCTCTCGAAGTACGCGGGCAGCAGCGCGAGCATGTCCGTCCGCACCTCGCTGACGGACTGCTGCAGTTCGCGGATGTCGTTCTCGGCGGGGGCGACCAGGTCCACCACGGCGGCGCCCGGGCTGATGGGCACCAGGGCATCGGGCTCGCCGGGCATCGGGCGCAACAGGTGCAGCCGCCGCAGGGTCTCCTCTATGAGTGTGGCGTGGTCGGCGCTGACCCCCAGTTCCTCGGCCACGTCCGCCCGCACGTAGCGGCCGCGGAGAACCGCGTACCGATATGCGGACGCACTCGTATCGTCCAGCTTGGCGAAACCTGCCCCAGTGAGGGCATTTTCGGGCATCTCGCTTTTCTCCCCCCGGTTGCGAGAACAAGTTGCCAGGCAACTTTACGACAGCGGGGAAGGGTTGGGTCCGCAATTGAAACTCGGCAGACTAATTGACGTAACCACAACGGGCCTTACCAAACTTGGGGGTAAGTATGAACGGCCTTGGTCTTCGAAACATGGCAGCGACTCTTCTGATCGCGTTCGGCGTCGCGGTGTCCGTGGGGGCGGGCTCCGTGCAGG harbors:
- a CDS encoding 4'-phosphopantetheinyl transferase superfamily protein, which codes for MTAPALGEPLAVAGPGDRADAERVRAELRRHGSVLVYGRLADWRPGDERAPALRAVLGRDWARFEDIEHPDIRSRYAASRLLLKHAAAGALSADAADLELAYGPTGRPSLRGCDQIDISLSHTGELLVVALTSRGLIGVDAERATRRLYRPGLDRHICTPQERRDLAALAEADRNRNLVRLWTLKEAYSKAIGQGMQFRFTEFGFGRGGGGRIRVLSPDGTPGEGDEWSFRTYALVSGGVDFTVSAAVYDAGFPGAPDTEVTSMLDAEAVEAIHEALAEAAAA
- a CDS encoding acyl carrier protein; amino-acid sequence: MTFPVPSRNAAPLYGWLIERLAVYLGRHPDSIDASVPLAEYGLDSVGALSLCGDVEDDFGISLEPAWVWDHSTVDRLVVHLATRGARPAP
- a CDS encoding acyl-CoA dehydrogenase translates to MSGTRLRTAPGGVRGTVPAGAGGVVPVAVPVPVAALPVRDRVAALERLLGDPGRPDNPTGHRALLRADRAATPSAEAEAVLDGFGMNEEFVPRELGGRFDSVESLVRIARPVFRRDVALGTGHGTTTFTAASDVWMAGSADQRAHLAALLLAGSKAAVAEHESARTGDSARSGIRIVPRAGGGLALTGAKPVVTNVRRADALVLFCRTGDERGSGSHSALLLDPRRLPADRHRITGRPPSVGLRGYFRSGVEFDRCPVPEGALLGAPGSGLRTALRSFQISRTLTASLAVAAGDTALRTAVRVDRAKGPGGAGGVGGAGGLGGPGTAADPRQVAATVTGAFTDLLLCDSLALVAARALHLLPGETSLYAAAAAALLPKVLSETMHDLSTVLGSQLYAREGAVGIFAKHLRDVPAAGLGHAGAAACRATVVPQLGSLARGAWFTGEEAPAALFRPAGPLPPFRYGALVPAGGRDSLSASLLAFAAAVPGTTREERALRAPADLLVRELRDLRGRVLALPPPEAGRPTSPAWFALGDRHALVLAGAAVLGVWWHARAAGDAFLGDPSWAAAALHRVARRLGLRPGELPASCADRVHREVLARFGEGRSYDLYDAPVPG
- a CDS encoding fatty acyl-AMP ligase translates to MTSHSTFTEVVRQRAGERGGADAHVFLHDDGTAEHVTFTALDTAARALAVRLRALGAAGEPVLLLHPPGAEFLRAFTGCLYAGAVAVPAPLPGDRGERLQRVSGILRDTGARVVLTDAAHAAEVSLWLAMAGRGEVVCLATDAIGAAGDPGPGAYEDPGTGPDDLAFLQYTSGSTSRPRGVMVSHRNLLANQEAFREAFGTTPEDRFASWLPHHHDLGLIGQLLHPLWLGATSVQMSAASFVRRPVRWLRAIDTYGATVSSAPDFAYDLCVRRVTDEQLAGLDLSRWRVALNGAEPVRHRTLDAFAERFAAAGLRPGSLCAAYGLAEATLFVSGGVPGEGPVRRTVDAAALERDELRPARAGEPVRTLVSSGRVRGHELRVTGPDGRQLPPGRVGEIELRGDSVARGYWRNREETEQAFGAGPRGGSGPFLRTGDLGVLDDGELYVTGRLKEVAVLSGRTLYPQDVEGAVRALSPAFAAGHGAVFTVDAGREQLVVLQEVREQDTDWEQLRILARRVQTLVGQDFEVPGGNVLLVRPGTVRRTTSGKVRRTLMRELFLAGELAGVYEVLDPDVRGLIRPWNTVLGNDLLQPVGGTAQGTVW
- a CDS encoding AfsA-related hotdog domain-containing protein yields the protein MSGTALADWEAAAGRSPVVGRSSVADWDIPPDRDAPVRRSAPGATTRHLVHRPRTWEHHGLSPVEDASEEFALAADLPRDHPLLNDGPGRFHDIQAASEMVREVGEFIGQCHFGVPANRTGIFYRFGIDVPDLAAWRTRPGPARLTATLVVTPDKMIGGVPRALDFRTALEIDDVRCGTGSANVVFLPPVLRRSHREQSRATAFAAAGGTGRPGGTPAADPGTLVDPADVGRSDPANVMLHGASRPSHGRLSVGVSVPPLWPSAQGAGDGHVAALVLLETLRQASLLAALGTHQLAPARCALASLRVHFRGYAEPDLAMRCAAVSGVLEHDGQGRRRAPVTLTLTQAGRTVLEAVTKVVEDH